In a genomic window of Wyeomyia smithii strain HCP4-BCI-WySm-NY-G18 chromosome 1, ASM2978416v1, whole genome shotgun sequence:
- the LOC129716589 gene encoding zinc finger protein 431-like, whose amino-acid sequence MDSSDNKESTALHIKTEEDQSNEEYCELPINTIQKYEIKIEGDNVVEVAAAVPIEVVEEDEDVHEDEGFECDKCEETFACEQTLSQHKSTGHSQFSCQSCARSFGSVKNLNIHKARCRVFQYESKLKVHEKVHEKGTKAESFLQHKHTAAKVPKKLHLCDICGKGFVGQMKLKHHISVVHAGVKAHECSICSKRFSSPYSIQTHMHVHTGGEKRFKCDICGKGFHALSRMKKHHGVHTGERPYTCAVCSKGFFNRMDLELHTDNYHTEKLSKCKTCDMEFDTKHDLKMHVSSTHNEFLPYQCETCLMVCANSLMLKKHRRIHSVSKTFTCDICDKVFVVEFRFRKHMRFHERPTRCKICGREIIAEYLARHMKTHINGTKSFDCGQCERTFQRPSHLQTHVLRMHERKKLDAMFSSQASQASV is encoded by the coding sequence ATGGATAGCAGTGACAACAAGGAATCCACCGCTTTGCATATTAAGACTGAGGAAGACCAATCAAATGAAGAATACTGTGAGTTGCCAATAAATACAATTCAAAAGTACGAGATTAAAATCGAAGGCGATAACGTTGTCGAAGTTGCTGCTGCAGTACCAATTGAAGTGGTTGAAGAGGATGAAGACGTGCACGAAGACGAAGGCTTCGAGTGTGACAAATGTGAAGAGACATTTGCATGTGAACAAACTCTCAGCCAGCACAAAAGCACCGGACATTCTCAATTTTCTTGTCAATCCTGTGCCAGATCTTTCGGATCGGTGAAAAACCTTAACATTCATAAAGCCAGATGCAGAGTTTTTCAATATGAAAGCAAGTTGAAGGTCCACGAAAAAGTGCATGAAAAAGGGACGAAAGCGGAAAGTTTTTTACAGCACAAACATACAGCCGCTAAAGTCCCTAAAAAGCTGCACCTTTGCGATATTTGTGGAAAAGGTTTCGTTGGACAGATGAAGCTAAAACATCATATTTCCGTTGTCCATGCCGGAGTGAAAGCTCACGAATGCAGTATATGCTCCAAACGATTTTCGTCTCCATACAGTATTCAGACACACATGCACGTCCATACTGGGGGAGAAAAACGATTTAAGTGTGATATTTGCGGAAAGGGTTTTCATGCATTATCCAGGATGAAAAAGCATCATGGTGTGCATACTGGCGAGAGGCCGTACACATGCGCGGTGTGCTCTAAGGGATTTTTCAACCGTATGGACCTGGAACTGCATACAGATAACTACCACACGGAGAAACTATCCAAATGTAAAACTTGTGACATGGAATTCGACACGAAGCATGATCTTAAGATGCATGTATCGAGCACTCACAATGAATTTCTACCATATCAATGTGAAACCTGTCTAATGGTGTGTGCAAACAGCCTCATGTTGAAGAAACATCGAAGGATTCACTCCGTATCAAAGACGTTTACCTGCGACATTTGCGACAAAGTTTTCGTCGTTGAGTTCCGTTTTCGTAAGCACATGCGCTTTCACGAGCGACCAACCCGTTGTAAGATCTGCGGTAGAGAAATTATCGCGGAGTATCTTGCACGGCACATGAAGACCCACATCAATGGGACCAAGTCATTCGATTGTGGGCAGTGTGAAAGAACGTTTCAACGTCCGTCGCATTTGCAGACACATGTCTTACGAATGCACGAGCGCAAAAAATTAGACGCCATGTTCTCTTCACAGGCATCACAGGCTTCGGTTTAG
- the LOC129717499 gene encoding zinc finger protein 227-like produces the protein MDNSENKESIALHIKTEENHLNQEYCELPIDTIQKYEIKIEGDNVVEAAAVVPITEEVDDDGDVARDEGFECDECEETFACEQTLSQHKNLQHAEFSCKSCGKSFGSVKRFHIHKARCTKKRKYKCNFCSKVFQYESKLKIHEKVHEKKTKKTFRCETCNKSFVREACFLKHKHTAAKIPKKLHLCDICGKGFVGGMKLERHVSVVHAGVKAHECSICSKRFASPYNLQTHMHVHTGGGKRFKCDICGKGFHALSMMKKHYGVHTGERPHACAVCSKGFFNRVDVELHTDIYHTEKQSKCKTCDMEFNTKYDLNIHVSSTHNEFLPFQCETCLKVCANSLMLKRHRRIHSESKTFICDICDKVYVIEEKFRKHLRFHERPTLCKICGKGITSHNFDRHMKTHINGAKSFDCGQCGRTFQRPYHLQMHVLRMHERKKIDA, from the coding sequence ATGGATAACAGTGAAAACAAGGAATCAATCGCTTTGCATATCAAGACGGAGGAAAACCATTTAAATCAAGAATACTGTGAGTTGCCAATAGATACAATTCAAAAGTACGAGATAAAAATCGAAGGTGATAACGTCGTCGAAGCAGCTGCTGTTGTACCAATcactgaagaggttgatgacgATGGAGACGTCGCCAGAGACGAAGGTTTCGAGTGTGACGAATGTGAAGAGACGTTTGCATGTGAACAAACTCTCAGCCAGCACAAAAACCTTCAACATGCTGAATTTTCTTGTAAATCCTGTGGCAAATCTTTCGGATCGGTGAAAAGATTTCACATTCATAAAGCCAGATGCACAAAAAAACGGAAGTATAAATGTAATTTTTGCTCTAAAGTCTTTCAATACGAAAGCAAGTTGAAGATCCACGAGAAAGTgcatgaaaaaaagacaaaaaagacATTTAGATGCGAAACCTGCAACAAAAGCTTCGTTAGAGAGGCATGTTTTTTAAAGCACAAACATACAGCTGCTAAAATCCCTAAAAAGCTGCACCTTTGCGATATTTGTGGGAAAGGTTTCGTTGGAGGTATGAAGCTGGAACGTCATGTTTCCGTTGTCCATGCCGGAGTGAAAGCTCACGAATGCAGTATATGCTCCAAACGATTTGCGTCTCCATACAATCTGCAGACACACATGCACGTCCATACTGGGGGAGGAAAACGATTCAAGTGTGACATTTGCGGGAAGGGTTTTCATGCATTATCCATGATGAAGAAACATTATGGCGTGCATACTGGCGAAAGGCCGCACGCATGCGCGGTGTGCTCTAAGGGATTTTTCAACCGTGTGGATGTGGAACTGCATACAGATATCTACCACACTGAGAAACAATCCAAATGTAAAACTTGTGACATGGAATTCAACACGAAGTATGATCTCAATATACATGTTTCGAGTACTCACAATGAATTTCTACCATTTCAATGTGAAACCTGTCTAAAGGTGTGTGCAAACAGCCTTATGTTGAAGAGACATCGAAGGATTCACTCCGAATCAAAGACGTTCATCTGCGACATTTGCGACAAAGTTTATGTCATTGAAGAGAAGTTCCGAAAGCACCTGCGCTTTCACGAGCGGCCAACCCTTTGTAAGATCTGCGGTAAAGGAATAACTTCGCACAACTTTGACCGGCACATGAAGACCCACATCAATGGGGCCAAGTCATTTGACTGTGGGCAGTGTGGAAGAACGTTCCAACGTCCGTACCATTTGCAAATGCATGTTTTACGAATGCACGAACGTAAAAAAATAGACGCCTAG